The Alicyclobacillus macrosporangiidus CPP55 genome segment CGGACGGCCGAGGAACTCAAGATCACCATCGGCACGGCCATGGCCGGCGACACGCAGGACGAGATGGACATCCGCGGCCGGGATCTGGTCACCGGACTGCCGAAGACGTTGACCATCACGTCAACGGAGATCAGCGAAGCACTGGCCGACACCGTGCGCGCCATCATCGACGCGGTCAAGGTGACCCTCGAGAAGTCTCCGCCCGAGTTGGCGGCAGACATCATGGACCGGGGCATCGTGTTGACGGGTGGCGGTGCGCTGCTGCGCAACTTGAGCACCCTGCTCAGCGAGGAGACGGGCATGCCCGTCATCGTCGCGGAGAATCCGCTCGACTGTGTCGCCATCGGAACCGGCAAGGCCTTGGACAACTACGACCTCTACAAACGCCGCAGCTCGTTGGCACGTGCACGGAAGGCTCAGTCCCGAGCTTGACGGCTGGGCTGGCCGCGGCGTGGGGAGCGCGGCGGGCTCGTGGGCGCGCTGAAGGCGAGGACCTGAAAAGGAAGAGGGATGCGGGTGTCCCGATTGTTGACGAACCGTCGATTGTTTATCCTGTTGGCCGCGCTGATCCTGGTGTCGGTGTTTGCTGGGTTGACGTTGCGCGGCCGCGTCGCCACCTGGCCGGAACGCGCCCTGATGGACGTGCAGAACGCCATCGCCGGAATCATCTACCGGCCGGCCGCCAAGCTCACCGCATTTCTGCAGGGCATCCACGATCTGCGCGACATGTACGCCGAGAACGCCGCGCTCAAAGCGCAGCTGCAGAATTACAGTGCATTGGTCGCCAAAGTGACCGACCTCGAGGCGGAGAACGCGCGCCTCAAACAGATGCTCGGGTACAAGCAGGGGGCCGGCGCGCGTTTTCGCTTGATTCCGGCCGAGGTCATCGGGCGGGATCCCGGGCAGTGGAACAGCGGCATGACCATCAATGTAGGGCGATCCGCCGGTGTCACGAGCGACATGGCGGTGGTGTCGCCGGACGGCAGCCTTGTGGGCCGCGTGGCGCAGGTGGCGGACAACAGCGCGAAAGTGGTTCTCATCACCGATACCCGCGTCGGGGACGGGGTTTCCGCGCGCGTACAGTCCCAGGGTTCGGAGCAACCCTTCGGCATCGTGGTCGGGTCGGCCTCGGGCACCGGGCGCTTGGACATGACCTTTCTTTCGCCGGTTGCCCAGATCCGTGAAGGGGACACAGTGGTGACTTCTGGATTGAGTGACATCTTTCCGGCGGGCATCGTGATCGGCACGGTGGAGCAGATCCACACGGGCGTGCAGGGCCTGACCCAGTCCGCGCTGGTGAAGCCGGCCGCCGACCTCGATTATCTCCAAGAGGTGTTTGTCATCGCCCGCACGGGGGGCAAGTCATGAGAAACGCCATCGCCTTCTCCCTCCTTTGGCTGGCGCTGATCCTGCAGTCCACCTGGTTTCAAATCCCGCCGCTCCACGAAATTCAGCCGGACTTTGTGTTGGTCGTGCTGACGGTGGCTGCCCTCACCCGCGGTCCGCGGCCGGCCCTGGTGATGGGGGTGCTCATCGGAGTCATTCAAGACGCAAACTACGGATCCTTCCTCGGCCTTTACGCTTTCGCGTACGGAGTGGTCGGATACTTCTCTGCGGTGTTTTTCTCTCAGTTTCTTCAGCGGAACGTGGCGCTGACGTTCGTGGTGACGGTGTGCGCCACGTTCTTGTTCGAGTGGCTGACGTACGGCATGACGCGCCTGTTCGGTGTCACGGCGTACACCTGGCGGGTGGCCTTGGCGCTCACTCTGCAGCAGATGATCATCGACGGCGTGACGCTGTTGGTGCTGTATCCCATCCTGGTGCGGTGGATGTCCGACCGGCCGCGCCGCGGATTCGCCGCGTCGGAGGACGAAACTCCGTAACCCGGGTGTGGGAATCTGCGCGTCGCTGCAGGAGATCCCGGCCGGTTTCGCGAATATTTTCAGCTGCGTCGCCGCCGTGCGCAGGAGGAGAGTTTTCATTGGCCGTCAAAATGATCGTCCAGAGCAAGCCGGAACCCAAATCTCCGGTGGCCGTGAAGGGCACCCGGGAAGGCTTGGTGTTCCTGCTTGATGAACACTGTGCGTATGCGGACTTGTACCGCTGCCTGACCGACCTGTTCACTGGGGAGTCCGCGGGGCTGTTCAATGGCCCGCAGGTGGCTGTCTCCGTGGATTACGGGGATCGCGTCCTGACGCCGGAGCAGGCCCGAGAGTTGCTCGGCGTGTTTCTCGCCCGGGAGAACTTTTTCGTGCGGGAATGGGGCGGACACACCGCGGCGCGAAGGGCCCTGTACGGCCAGCG includes the following:
- the mreD gene encoding rod shape-determining protein MreD gives rise to the protein MRNAIAFSLLWLALILQSTWFQIPPLHEIQPDFVLVVLTVAALTRGPRPALVMGVLIGVIQDANYGSFLGLYAFAYGVVGYFSAVFFSQFLQRNVALTFVVTVCATFLFEWLTYGMTRLFGVTAYTWRVALALTLQQMIIDGVTLLVLYPILVRWMSDRPRRGFAASEDETP
- the mreC gene encoding rod shape-determining protein MreC; translation: MSRLLTNRRLFILLAALILVSVFAGLTLRGRVATWPERALMDVQNAIAGIIYRPAAKLTAFLQGIHDLRDMYAENAALKAQLQNYSALVAKVTDLEAENARLKQMLGYKQGAGARFRLIPAEVIGRDPGQWNSGMTINVGRSAGVTSDMAVVSPDGSLVGRVAQVADNSAKVVLITDTRVGDGVSARVQSQGSEQPFGIVVGSASGTGRLDMTFLSPVAQIREGDTVVTSGLSDIFPAGIVIGTVEQIHTGVQGLTQSALVKPAADLDYLQEVFVIARTGGKS